A stretch of the Marivirga tractuosa DSM 4126 genome encodes the following:
- a CDS encoding glycosyltransferase family A protein — protein MPVYNAENYLENSIKSVLDQSYRNWELIIINDGSTDKSKLIVSSFQDSRIRYFEQPNNGVSSARNLGLANMRGDYFCFLDADDAFPVHSLRSRYNLLRRHPLLMFVDGEVKKFDQSMRQIIQTWNPNLKGNPFTDLVRLEGNSFLGLTWMIRRKHEINYRFHENITHSEDLLFLMELTKSGGNYAYTNETILYYRNTPDSAMKNLKGLEAGYRYIENQIKHWLEVNDTDLRIYQTRYKRAMALSYLRKKYFKDAFKVWL, from the coding sequence ATGCCTGTATATAATGCAGAAAATTATTTAGAAAATTCGATTAAATCTGTTTTAGATCAATCATATAGAAATTGGGAACTAATCATAATTAATGATGGCAGTACTGACAAATCAAAATTAATTGTATCTAGTTTTCAAGATTCTAGAATCCGATACTTTGAACAGCCTAACAATGGAGTTAGCTCTGCAAGAAATCTTGGTTTAGCTAATATGAGAGGAGATTATTTTTGCTTTCTTGATGCAGATGATGCGTTTCCAGTTCATAGTTTAAGATCTAGATATAATCTTCTTAGAAGACATCCCTTATTAATGTTTGTTGATGGAGAAGTAAAAAAATTTGACCAAAGTATGAGGCAAATTATACAAACTTGGAACCCAAACTTAAAAGGTAATCCTTTTACAGATTTAGTGCGGCTTGAAGGGAATAGTTTTTTAGGACTTACTTGGATGATTAGGAGGAAACATGAAATAAATTATAGATTTCATGAAAATATTACTCATTCTGAGGATTTATTATTCCTGATGGAATTAACGAAAAGTGGGGGAAATTATGCTTATACTAATGAAACAATATTGTATTATAGAAATACTCCTGATTCAGCGATGAAGAATTTAAAGGGATTAGAGGCTGGATACCGATATATTGAAAATCAAATAAAACATTGGCTAGAAGTAAATGATACGGATTTAAGAATTTATCAAACACGTTATAAAAGAGCTATGGCTCTGTCTTACCTCCGTAAGAAATATTTTAAAGATGCTTTTAAAGTTTGGCTATAA
- a CDS encoding glycosyltransferase, giving the protein MEYLHFCNTQREEITEENLKKISNLDIDYSPLYSKNLSFNHLNKIYDFIHFPKLIQRLCVKHKINLIISRGAPAGSLAFLATKKNKIPFVVESFEPHADYMKAAGQWKSYGLKYLFQKHWEAQQKKYAKAVITVAENYRNCLIEEGVNKGKIFVAPCAVDQNIFYKDIGLRKKIRLELNIPDNAVVGVYAGKFGGLYLEEKAFQIFSKAFEEIKDFHLLLLTNTDSNWLNEMISQYNLPSNRIYIKFVSYNEVNNYLNAADFAFALYKINIVSQYLSPVKIGEYWACGLAAYITQNLGDEMHWIEEKKLGVILDGNEQNIFNNLMDFSSQEIIRNGIEIRSIEKVSQVYKQILN; this is encoded by the coding sequence GTGGAATATTTACATTTTTGTAACACACAAAGAGAGGAAATTACGGAAGAAAATCTTAAAAAAATTTCAAATTTAGATATTGACTACAGTCCTTTATATTCTAAAAATCTATCTTTTAATCATCTGAATAAAATCTACGACTTTATTCATTTCCCTAAATTAATTCAGCGGTTATGCGTTAAACATAAAATTAATTTGATCATTAGCCGAGGTGCACCAGCTGGCTCGTTAGCTTTTTTGGCAACCAAAAAAAATAAAATTCCTTTTGTAGTGGAATCTTTTGAGCCACATGCTGATTATATGAAAGCTGCTGGACAATGGAAAAGTTATGGTTTAAAATATTTATTTCAAAAGCATTGGGAAGCACAGCAAAAAAAATATGCCAAAGCTGTAATCACGGTAGCAGAGAATTATCGAAATTGTTTAATAGAGGAAGGAGTTAATAAAGGTAAAATTTTTGTAGCCCCCTGTGCGGTTGACCAAAATATTTTTTATAAAGATATAGGATTAAGGAAAAAAATTAGATTAGAATTAAATATTCCTGATAATGCAGTGGTAGGGGTATATGCTGGAAAGTTTGGCGGCTTATATTTAGAAGAGAAAGCTTTTCAAATTTTCAGCAAAGCTTTTGAGGAAATTAAAGACTTTCATTTATTGCTTTTGACTAATACAGATTCAAATTGGCTGAATGAAATGATATCTCAATATAATTTACCTTCCAACCGAATATATATAAAATTCGTCTCTTATAATGAGGTAAACAATTATTTGAATGCTGCTGATTTTGCTTTTGCACTATATAAAATTAATATAGTTAGTCAGTATTTAAGCCCCGTAAAAATTGGAGAATATTGGGCTTGTGGTTTAGCAGCTTATATAACTCAAAATTTGGGAGATGAAATGCATTGGATAGAAGAGAAAAAATTAGGAGTTATCTTAGATGGAAATGAGCAAAATATATTTAATAATTTAATGGATTTTTCCTCTCAGGAAATAATAAGAAATGGAATTGAAATCAGAAGTATAGAAAAAGTAAGTCAAGTATATAAACAAATATTAAATTGA